From Anopheles coluzzii chromosome 3, AcolN3, whole genome shotgun sequence, the proteins below share one genomic window:
- the LOC120960235 gene encoding probable tRNA (guanine(26)-N(2))-dimethyltransferase, whose amino-acid sequence MARAILFTCGAVRFAAKHRLARNLVPFPVNIHSRTLTTMAEGDTKTGSLKTIREGSAEILVAEHVFYNPVQEFNRDLSICVLTTFSRIYQREKSAERQRKNASDDATNGADTKLEAGVKHENGLRILEALSATGLRSIRYAKEIPGVKEIIANDLSKSAVESIEQNVKHNQIEHLITPSYNDAMTLMYMSTKPEQRFTAIDLDPYGHPTRFLDGAVQSIEDGGLLLITATDMAVLAGNTPEACYVKYGSVPLKTKACHEMALRILLRCIETTATRYGRYMKPLLSISADFYIRVFVRIYTGQYACKKSSSKQSMVFQCTGCEALTLQPLGILKPNPTEANPQQIKFGIPTGPFVGSRCEHCNHQHHMGGPIWSAPLHDEQFLAELLQTVEQEDSKRLTTIRRIYGTLTVIREELHDVPLYYTLDRMCGILKLESIGMLKLRSALLHAGFRVSYSHASRTSIKTDAPIGVLWDILRCWHRLHPVKADRFLEGVPLTAILRKEPAKVYNIDEIHPDANPPSRKESLSRFPENPAAHWGPGTRATQMVSDNKMLKSAQNQNKRKQKRTPKGDSAEEESQNDVKADSESPERKVPKTITTDC is encoded by the exons ATGGCACGTGCGATCTTGTTTACGTGTGGTGCGGTACGATTTGCAGCAAAACACCGGCTCGCTAGGAATTTGGTGCCCTTTCCAGTGAATATACATTCCCGTACACTAACCACCATGGCTGAGGGTGATACAAAAACGGGTTCGCTGAAAACGATACGCGAAGGCAGCGCGGAAATACTGGTCGCCGAGCATGTGTTCTACAACCCAGTGCAGGAATTTAATCGTGATTTGAGCATCTGCGTGCTGACCACCTTCTCGCGGATTTACCAAAGGGAAAAGAGCGCCGAACGTCAACGAAAGAACGCATCGGACGATGCGACGAACGGAGCCGATACCAAGCTCGAGGCAGGTGTGAAACATGAG AATGGATTACGCATCCTGGAGGCGCTGTCGGCGACGGGACTGCGCAGCATACGTTATGCGAAAGAAATTCCGGGCGTCAAGGAAATCATAGCAAACGACCTCTCCAAGTCAGCGGTGGAATCGATCGAGCAAAATGTGAAGCACAATCAGATAGAGCATCTAATCACGCCCAGCTACAATGATGCGAT GACGCTTATGTACATGTCGACCAAACCGGAACAACGCTTCACCGCGATCGATCTCGATCCGTACGGCCATCCGACGCGCTTCCTCGACGGAGCCGTCCAAAGCATTGAGGACGGTGGACTGCTTCTCATCACCGCGACCGATATGGCCGTTCTGGCTGGCAACACACCGGAAGCGTGCTACGTCAAGTATGGTTCGGTGCCGCTCAAAACGAAAGCCTGCCACGAGATGGCGTTGCGCATTCTGCTTCGCTGCATCGAAACGACGGCCACGCGGTACGGCCGCTACATGAAACCATTGCTCAGCATATCGGCCGACTTCTATATACGCGTGTTTGTGCGCATCTACACCGGCCAGTACGCGTGCaagaagagcagcagcaagcaatcGATGGTGTTCCAGTGTACGGGCTGCGAGGCACTCACCCTGCAACCGCTGGGCATTCTCAAGCCGAACCCGACCGAGGCGAACCCGCAGCAGATCAAGTTTGGCATACCGACCGGTCCGTTTGTCGGCAGCCGGTGTGAGCATTGCAACCATCAGCACCACATGGGCGGTCCGATATGGTCGGCTCCGTTGCACGATGAGCAGTTCTTGGCCGAGCTGCTGCAGACGGTGGAGCAGGAGGATTCAAAGCGATTGACGACGATCCGGCGCATCTATGGCACGCTGACGGTGATCCGAGAGGAGCTGCACGATGTGCCACTGTACTACACGCTGGACCGCATGTGTGGCATACTGAAGCTGGAATCGATCGGAATGCTAAAGCTACGGTCCGCGCTGCTGCATGCCGGCTTTCGGGTGTCCTACTCCCACGCTAGCCGTACCTCAATCAAAACCGATGCACCGATCGGTGTGCTGTGGGACATTTTGCGCTGCTGGCATCGGTTACACCCGGTTAAGGCTGACCGGTTTCTGGAGGGCGTACCGCTGACGGCCATTTTACGAAAGGAACCGGCCAAAGTGTACAATATCGATGAAATACATCCGGATGCGAACCCGCCCAGCCGGAAGGAATCGTTGAGCCGGTTCCCGGAGAATCCTGCCGCCCACTGGGGCCCTGGAACGCGGGCGACACAAAT GGTAAGCGACAACAAAATGCTAAAAAGTGCCCAGAATCAGAATAAGCGGAAGCAAAAACGAACTCCCAAAGGAGACTCCGCTGAGGAGGAGTCGCAGAATGATGTCAAGGCCGATAGCGAATCGCCGGAGAGAAAGGTACCGAAAACGATTACTACGGACTGCTGA
- the LOC120960236 gene encoding protein CFAP276 codes for MVQKQPKTPIKRERNEEHIPCIEGEGVYRRPLPVPPETQPSKRWSDSLPPNERVFYHQTLSSARRAAHFANHGQIPVDSLDITLAAQYNHSDDLFLGKNDVVLQEETLGRSTFRRLRNTRDLSPEKIIPLKHPLLIGGLKEKASPNSVKLMNTGPHTPLTNPGYSRQSGDGNFFNY; via the exons ATGGTGCAGAAACAACCGAAAACACCGATAAAGCGTGAACGAAACGAAGAACACATTCCCTGCATCGAAGGCGAAGGAGTCTATCGGAGGCCGCTACCAGTACCACCGGAAACACAGCCCTCAAAACGATGGTCCGATTCGTTGCCACCTAATGAACGTGTGTTCTACCACCAAACGCTGAGTTCGGCAAGGCGAGCAGCTCACTTCGCTAACCATGG CCAAATACCAGTAGATTCCCTCGATATTACGCTAGCCGCCCAGTACAACCACTCGGACGATCTGTTTCTCGGCAAGAATGACGTTGTGCTGCAGGAAGAAACGCTGGGCCGGAGCACGTTCCGTCGACTGCGCAACACACGTGATTTGAGTCCGGAAAAAATCATCCCACTCAAGCATCCACTCCTTATCGGTGGGCTGAAGGAGAAGGCTTCGCCGAACAGTGTCAAATTGATGAATACCGGACCGCACACACCGTTGACGAATCCTGGCTATTCGCGCCAGTCCGGGGATGGAAATTTCTTCAATTATTAA
- the LOC120960237 gene encoding serine/arginine-rich splicing factor 2, producing the protein MSGYARPPPRIDGMISLKVDNLTYRTTPDDLRRVFERCGEVGDIYIPRDRHTRESRGFAFVRFYDKRDAEDALDAMDGRMLDGRELRVQMARYGRPTSPQRRGNRYNGRERGRSRERHRRRSRSRSPEHRRRSYSRSKSRTPRSRSGSKSSRGKDSRSRSPAERGHY; encoded by the exons ATGAGTGGATACGCACGTCCGCCTCCGAGAATAGATGGAATGATTTCACTTAAG GTCGACAACTTAACCTACCGCACAACACCGGATGATTTGAGACGGGTGTTTGAACGTTGCGGAGAAGTCGGAGATATTTACATTCCCCGCGATCGACACACGCGTGAAAGCCGTGGCTTTGCCTTCGTTCG ATTCTATGACAAGCGTGATGCCGAAGACGCACTAGACGCCATGGACGGACGCATGTTGGACGGCAGGGAGCTCCGCGTCCAAATGGCTCGTTACGGGCGGCCAACTTCTCCACAGCGTCGCGGAAACCGATACAACGGTCGCGAACGGGGACGCTCCCGTGAACGCCACCGTCGCCGCTCTCGGTCTCGCAGTCCCGAGCATCGGCGCCGTTCGTACTCTCGCTCTAAGTCCCGTACACCGCGCTCCCGATCGGGCAGTAAATCATCTCGCGGCAAGGATTCCCGCTCTCGCAGCCCTGCCGAACGTGGACACTACTAG
- the LOC120956025 gene encoding ribonuclease Z, mitochondrial, which produces MYTFSRLVNSNVVRSKVPVRWNSAHKKLNKLLSKMPLDPKHIAEAQKQRLKLKQKVSKVSPGIVNLQVLGCGAPGTPASVYLFTDQTRYLFNCGEGTQRLAYEHKTKLSCLENIFMTRTNWERIGGLPGICLTMQDVGVPAVSLHGPPGLDELFKAMRRFVILKDMKVEASEYATGDVYEDHVMTLRYVVINRQPASGTREAGSDEDQNQDEATVDDTDYYAYERKRETLQKPQSDAAKTVQSTNWTKREESSVMAYICKLKPRHGQLSLEKCVELGVPPGPLLGQLKNGNDVTLPDGRVVRSCEVRAPDDPGPVFMFIDIPSREYMDDFVAKAELFEKYQQTAAEESDQAIFVVHFSPLDVMRCDEYRQFMDRFSASTRHIALNEVNSFSGYIAAHRIQYHLNQLDGQIFPLLREENNQYADPPANDTDLVRSSSLSYMHIRPPKGIDRTLEASLNPQEYLNELELLPDFKEALAELKQQLAQHTARRSAAVRAEQFPRLIFLGTGSSIPNKTRNVSAILILTSKQSSILLDCGEGTVGQIWRVFGKEQAEEILRSIKTVYISHLHADHHLGLIGLLQARKKLLGDNCERLTLVAPEQISYWLRLYDCRFETIHKDYVLVKNADLLENPLQDEKLLALGIKEIATCRVRHCPHSFGVALKVASLGTHPETNIEGDVKITYSGDTMPCESLIELGRDSTVLIHEATMEDELAAEARIKMHSTLSQAIEQGRKMNARYTLLTHFSQRYAKIPRLRPDQQQTGLGTDLGIAFDNMEVTLDDLPTLCKFYPALKAMFISHFEEMEQKAIKRGNKKLRLETATRSKECSPTR; this is translated from the exons ATGTATACATTCAGCAGATTGGTAAACTCTAATGTAGTTAGATCAAAAGTGCCTGTACGCTGGAACTCTGCGCATAAGAAATTGAACAAGCTGCTCAGCAAAATGCCGCTCGATCCGAAACACATTGCCGAGGCACAGAAGCAACGTTTGAAGCTGAAGCAAAAGGTGTCGAAAGTTTCACCCGGCATCGTGAACCTGCAGGTGTTGGGATGCGGTGCACCGGGCACACCGGCCTCGGTGTATCTGTTTACGGACCAAACCCGCTACCTGTTCAACTGTGGCGAAGGTACGCAAAGGTTGGCGTACGAGCATAAAACGAAGCTGTCCTGtttggaaaacattttcatgACACGAACCAACTGGGAACGGATCGGCGGCCTGCCAGGCATCTGCTTGACGATGCAAGACGTCGGTGTACCGGCCGTGTCGCTTCACGGACCGCCCGGGCTGGACGAGCTGTTCAAAGCGATGCGACGGTTCGTCATACTGAAGGACATGAAAGTGGAAGCGTCCGAGTATGCGACGGGGGATGTGTACGAGGACCATGTTATGACGCTTCGCTACGTCGTGATCAATCGGCAACCGGCCAGCGGTACCAGGGAAGCCGGATCCGACGAAGACCAAAACCAGGATGAAGCCACCGTTGACGACACGGATTACTATGCGTACGAGAGAAAACGGGAAACACTTCAAAAGCCCCAATCGGATGCTGCTAAAACCGTTCAATCGACCAACTGGACAAAGCGGGAGGAAAGTTCGGTAATGGCTTACATCTGCAAGCTGAAACCACGCCATGGGCAGCTGTCGTTAGAGAAGTGTGTGGAGCTGGGTGTTCCGCCCGGGCCTCTGTTGGGACAGCTGAAAAATGGCAACGATGTTACGCTTCCCGATGGTCGCGTTGTGAGATCGTGTGAGGTGCGGGCGCCTGATGATCCCGGTCCGGTGTTCATGTTCATCGACATTCCCAGCCGGGAGTACATGGACGATTTCGTGGCAAAGGCGGAACTGTTTGAGAAGTATCAGCAAACAGCGGCGGAAGAATCCGATCAGGCCATTTTTGTGGTGCACTTCAGTCCGCTCGATGTGATGCGCTGTGATGAGTATCGACAGTTTATGGACCGGTTTTCCGCCAGCACCAGGCATATTGCGCTGAACGAGGTGAATAGCTTTTCCGGGTACATTGCGGCACACCGGATACAGTATCACTTGAACCAACTGGATGGACAAATCTTCCCGCTTCTAAG AGAGGAAAACAATCAGTATGCGGATCCTCCAGCAAACGACACAGATTTGGTGCGATCGTCTTCACTGAGTTACATGCACATTCGACCTCCGAAAGGCATCGATAG AACGCTGGAGGCATCCTTGAATCCGCAGGAGTACCTTAATGAACTGGAGCTGTTACCGGACTTTAAAGAGGCACTTGCTGAATTGAAGCAACAACTCGCACAACACACCGCTCGAAGGTCTGCCGCGGTTAGGGCAGAACAATTTCCACGCTTAATTTTTCTCGGCACCGGATCATCGATTCCGAACAAAACGCGAAACGTTAGTGCTATTTTGATCTTGACTAG CAAACAATCATCGATACTGTTGGACTGTGGCGAAGGAACCGTGGGGCAGATATGGCGAGTTTTTGGGAAAGAGCAAGCAGAAGAAATCTTGCGATCGATAAAAACGGTCTACATTTCTCACCTACATGCAGATCATCATCTAG GTTTGATTGGTCTGTTACAAGCTCGCAAGAAGCTGTTGGGTGATAATTGTGAACGCTTAACTCTGGTGGCACCGGAACAAATTTCCTACTGGCTGAGGCTGTACGATTGTCGGTTCGAAACCATCCACAAAGACTATGTGCTTGTAAAGAATGCTGATCTG TTGGAAAATCCTCTACAAGATGAAAAGCTGCTAGCACTGGGCATCAAGGAGATTGCCACCTGTCGCGTTCGCCACTGTCCCCATTCGTTCGGGGTCGCGTTGAAAGTGGCATCGCTTGGAACGCACCCGGAAACGAACATCGAAGGAGATGTAAAAATCACGTACAGTGGCGACACGATGCCTTGCGAAAGCCTGATCGAGCTGGGCCGTGATTCGACCGTGCTCATACACGAGGCAACGATGGAGGATGAACTAGCAGCGGAGGCACGCATCAAAATGCACAGTACACTGTCGCAGGCGATCGAACAGGGCCGTAAAATGAATGCACGATACACGCTGCTAACACACTTTAGCCAGCGGTACGCCAAAATTCCCCGCCTCCGGCCAGATCAGCAGCAGACGGGCCTGGGCACCGATCTGGGCATTGCCTTCGACAACATGGAAGTAACGCTGGACGATTTGCCAACATTGTGTAAGTTCTATCCCGCCCTAAAAGCCATGTTTATCAGTCACTTTGAGGAAATGGAACAGAAGGCGATAAAGCGGGGCAACAAAAAGTTACGCCTCGAAACGGCTACCAGAAGCAAAGAATGTTCGCCAACGCGATGA